Below is a window of Desmonostoc muscorum LEGE 12446 DNA.
GCGATCGCCAGCTAGTCAGGGATGGGCAGTTTTGCTCCAAAGTCAAAATATCAGCGACTTTATCAGCCGTCGTCATCAGTTGAAGTTAGTTTATCAGGCAGACCAACAAATTTTGCTAAAACTCAACGCCCAAGCAAATTTGATAAATCAGCAAAAAACCGAAGTAGAGGAACAAAAAAACCAAATTGCTTTGATTCGTGAGCAGCTACTAGCACAAAAAGCCGATTATCAAACCCAGGCCCAATCACAATCAGAATTGATTCAACGCCTCAATAGCGATCGCCTCGCTTTGGAAGCAGCCCAAAATCAGCTAGAAAGAGAATCCAAAAATTTGGAAGTCTTAATTCAGCAAAAGGTAGCACAAGCAGCCCAAGCAAAAACCAACAGCCGCACAAGCATCATCATTCAGGGAACTGGGATGTTTACCTATCCTAGCGATGCTCCTACTAGCAGTCCCTTTGGCTGGCGGATGCACCCAGTTCTTGGCTATCGTCGCTTTCACGCAGGTCTGGATTTTGCCGCTAGCTATGGTAGTACAATTCGAGCAGCCGATTCCGGAACAGTGATTTTTGCTGGGTGGTATGGTGGTTATGGCAGAGCTGTAATTATCGACCACGGCAAAGGTATTACTACACTCTACGGACATACCAGCGAGTTGTATGTTACCGAAGGACAAGCAGTCGAACGAGGACAAGCGATCGCTGCTGTTGGTTCCACAGGTTTATCGACTGGGCCTCACCTCCACTTTGAAGTGCGCCGTAATGGTTCACCCGTCAATCCCACTGATTATCTTTAATCCGAGAGCAAATGCGATCGCAGCCGTGCTATAATCTAGGAGAATAAGGGCGCGTGGCTCAGTGGATAGAGCAACAGATTCCGGTTCTGTGGGTCGGGGGTTCAAATCCCTCCGCGCTCGTTACCTTTACAAGACTAACCAGAAAATGGAGAGGTCATTTTCTCTCAGTTTTCTCTCACGGGATAAAACCAATCTACCCTATGAGACAGAATTGCAACGGATAGATGCAATACAGAACAATTATAATTTAGACTTAGTAATATAATTTTTGCTTATAATTAATTTATAAAACCTGTCTCTGATAATTCCTAAGAACTTGCTAGAAAATTCTTAATATAATTTATACCAAACTTGACTTTTTTAAAATTTTGTGCATCAAGTTAGTTTTACAGTGGTGCTGTCTCTGCGTTAAAATGCTATCACCTATATCTATAGGTATGCACTTTAGTGTGCAAAAAGTTGCATACTTTACATACTTCAGTATATTTTCATCCAACTTTTTATGCTTGCTAGGGAATCCAAAGGAAACGGGACTCCAAGTCTTGATTGTTAAAAAATAGCTAGCTATATAAAGTGAATTAACTTTTAAAAACTATTTAATCAAGGGACTCAAGGGAAATCTTACAGTCATTCAGACCGCAGCGAAGCGAAATGAACCAACGGCATTGCGTAATTAGTTATGTTTGCCAAATCAAACACAAGTATTAAATAATACTAAAATTTTACTATCCAATTTTATGCTATGAGTTAGTATGATTTTTTGAATAATAAATAAAGCTAAATTTAAATTATGAATCAACAAATAAAACCAATCCAAAAGATTATCTTTGGTAGTCCTGGCATCGGTAAAAGTTTCAAGATTCGCTCAATTGCAACAGAATATTTACAAATACATTTTGATTCACAGACTAATACGTTAAAAAATACAATCAAGACTGTATTTCATCCTGAATATACTTATTCCGATTTTGTAGGAAAACTATTGCCACAAAGTCAAGGTAATTCCATTATATACAAATTTTATTCAGGACACTTCATACGCGCTCTGGGGCTAGCATATAGGGATTTACTAAATGGAAAGGGTCAAAATTATCTTTTAGTTATAGATGAACTGAATAGAGGTAATGCTGCTGCAATATTTGGTTCTATATTTCAGTTATTAGATAGAGAAAATGATAATTGGTCAACTTATGAAGTTGATTTATCAGACCTTGAATTGATTGGTTTATTTAACTCAATGGGCTATAAAGCACAAGCTTCAACTGACAGTCCTATACAAATAGATGGCTCTAATTTTGATGTATTTTGTAATATGACTGAACGAGAATTAAAACATCAATCGAATGAAAGCGGATTACGAATACTAAAACTATTAAAAAATCGCAAGATAAGTATTCCAAATAATTTATCACTTATTGCTACTATTAATACATCTGATGAATCAATCTATTATTTAGATAGTGCTTTTAAAAGGCGTTGGGACTGGGAATATTTAGATGCTCCTGCTGAAAAAGATATAAAAGCCAATAAAGTTCTAGAAGAAGTTTCTTCAATAATATTACTATTAAATGATAACAAACAATTATATTGGTATAAATTTGTTGTTGGTATTAATGAGTTTATTAAATCGCATTACGAAACTGTTAGAAAAATAGAAGATAAACAGATTGGTTGGTGGTTTATTAAAGCAGAAAATGATGTTATTACTCTGCAACAAGTTCAAGACAAATTAATGTTTTACTTATGGGATAGTGTATTTGCTAGAGATAAAAAACCTTTAATACAATTTCTTTCAGATAAATTAGGAAAAGATATTAAACTGATTACTTATGCTGATTTTGTAGAGCATACTGAACAATTTGTACAACATATACATGATAATGTAACTTCTTTATTAACAAAAGACCTAGAGTTTTAGCAATTTATTAATGAGGTACGTTTAATGATTTATTTTCAAAATTTACAAGTTAGCGTAGATGATAGATACTCTTTTGTCGGTATAAAGAAGCAGAATTCTAAATTAATATTTTATTTGCCTAAAGGATTTGATATCAGTTCATTTAATACCTATGAAAGTAAAAAAACCTTATTTTTTAAATTATATAAAATACTTAGAAAATATAAAGAAATTTGTATAGAGAAAGGTTATCTACAATCTAAGCATGACATAAAAGCTCAAGATAGAGATGGCGTTATTAAAATTTTAGGTAGTATCCAAAACATTATTTTACCTGATACTAATGAAGAAAATATATATTACTCGAAATTAAATTCTTTCGATTCTATCTTGAATACTTATGATGAACTTAAAATATTTTCTTTGGTCTATAGATTAGGAATAAATGAAAACATCAACTATAGCCAATTACATCGTTTTTTAGACAAAGCAGTTTATCTAAATA
It encodes the following:
- a CDS encoding murein hydrolase activator EnvC family protein produces the protein MRARFLEKKQIFWVLCVAFCCISWVCLALIPVHANSTQSIDTLRQQQQQMNQQHQSVVNERDRLTNLQQEAQKHLTGLNQNLQTTDSYIQESESRLQLATQRLQKLETDLAVAQRSYETRQIATVARLRYLQRSPASQGWAVLLQSQNISDFISRRHQLKLVYQADQQILLKLNAQANLINQQKTEVEEQKNQIALIREQLLAQKADYQTQAQSQSELIQRLNSDRLALEAAQNQLERESKNLEVLIQQKVAQAAQAKTNSRTSIIIQGTGMFTYPSDAPTSSPFGWRMHPVLGYRRFHAGLDFAASYGSTIRAADSGTVIFAGWYGGYGRAVIIDHGKGITTLYGHTSELYVTEGQAVERGQAIAAVGSTGLSTGPHLHFEVRRNGSPVNPTDYL
- a CDS encoding restriction endonuclease, whose translation is MNQQIKPIQKIIFGSPGIGKSFKIRSIATEYLQIHFDSQTNTLKNTIKTVFHPEYTYSDFVGKLLPQSQGNSIIYKFYSGHFIRALGLAYRDLLNGKGQNYLLVIDELNRGNAAAIFGSIFQLLDRENDNWSTYEVDLSDLELIGLFNSMGYKAQASTDSPIQIDGSNFDVFCNMTERELKHQSNESGLRILKLLKNRKISIPNNLSLIATINTSDESIYYLDSAFKRRWDWEYLDAPAEKDIKANKVLEEVSSIILLLNDNKQLYWYKFVVGINEFIKSHYETVRKIEDKQIGWWFIKAENDVITLQQVQDKLMFYLWDSVFARDKKPLIQFLSDKLGKDIKLITYADFVEHTEQFVQHIHDNVTSLLTKDLEF